A window of Roseofilum reptotaenium CS-1145 genomic DNA:
ATAAAGACATGATTTTATGTTTTGCTCTTTCTAATATCAACTCTCGATTCAGCATGAGTTCATATTCATTCCCTTCCAATCCTAATACATAACACCAACATTTTTCCGTTCCCCAAATCGTGTTTTTCTTGAGGTCTATAACGCTTGCTCTAAAACGGGGATAGCGATGAATTAACTCTAATTCCAACTCTCGGTGTTTAACGGCATTATAAACCTGATTTGAAGTCGAAGCGGTTAAATTAATCCATCTATTGGCTAGAGTAAATTGATATCCCCAAGCCAGATATGACAATTTATTTCTTTGTTTTTGAGCTGTCCCCTCTGGCATTAATTCCAGTAATTCATCAGGTTTAAGATGAATTAAACTAATATCAACATCACTGACTCCGCGTACATCAGAAGGAACACCACTAGCCAACTTTAGCCCAGAAATAGGAAGCATTTCTTGAACTAAAATAAATGTCTCTTCAATAGATAACATCCGATCTCCTTTGATTTCTTATCTTGCCCACTTTCTCAATGAAATTGCTATATTTTAATCAAACTTGTCAGAAATGGGATCAGTTTCCAGGATTAAGCCGACAGGGTTGTGAAATCAAACGTTAAGGCAAGCAGCGATTGTTGCCATTACTGACTCGGACAAATTCGATAAGTGATAACCCCCTTCCAAGCCAAACAGGATTTTCGAGGTAAGTTGTAAACAAGCTCCGGTAAATGTACCATAATCATCCGGAACTAAATTCATCCCTGCTAATGGATCATCTCTTGTGGCATCATAACCGGCACTGACAATTAACAAATCCGGTTTGAACTGCTGTAAAAATGGAATTGCTTGGCTTTCAAAGGCTGGCCAATATTCCGCTATTCCCGATCCAGAGGGTAAAGGAATATTTAAAACATTGTCATACTCTCCACGCTCTGTTGCTCTACCGGTTCCAGGATAAAAGGGAAACTGATGGAGAGAACAATAGGCAATTTGGGGATGGCTTTGGACGATCGCCTGAGTACCATTGCCATGATGGACATCCCAATCTAGAATAGCAACTCGCTCGACTCCCGGTTGAGCTAAAGCATAGTGAGCAGCGATCGCCGCATTAGAGAACAAACAAAACCCCATTCCCCGCTGTGCTTCCGCATGATGTCCTGGAGGACGCGCCAATACAAACGCTGGAGTCCCTGTTGCCAAAACCCTCTCTACACCATCGATCCAGCCATTCACTGCCAAGAGCGCTATATCATAGCTCTGGGCAGAAACCGGGGTATCGCCATCGAGTAACCCACCTCCTCCTTCCGCAATTTCCCGTACCCGTTGAATATGTTCAGCCGTATGCACTTCCTCTATCCAGGGTAAAACGGGACGCACTTCTACTGGGGTCGGTGTTTGCCAATCGAGAGATTCAGCCCATAAACTAGATTGGAGAAGATTTGCGATCGCCTGAAGACGCTCCGCTCTCTCCGGATGCCGTCCCGTATCATGGAGCAAAAATTCCTCAGCATAAATAATCGGAAATACCATATGAGCGCCCCATCTCTGATCCGCTTAATTTGCCCTCTATTTTATAGCCCTATGGTATTAAAATAAAAACCAACCCCCTTCTGGGGAATCACGGGATTTGCTCTACCCGCCATGACTTTCCCAAGCCAAAAGAACACGACCTCTGCTAATCATGCTTTCCATACCCTCCGCTCTACCACAAATCACCAACGAAATCGAACGTCATCCCGAAGCGCTTCGGATGAAGAAAATGTTAGTGTGCGCCTGGCAAGATATCTGGGAAAACGATGCCAAACGCTTACGAGCCATAGTTTTACCCGATCTACTCAAATCAGTCATTAAGAAATATCCCACCTTAGAAGATCTCAGAGAAGCGCTCGAGCGGATTGCCAATACCCTCAACAAAAGACAAGAATATCAGGCGATCGCCCACAACATCGTCCTTATTTTAAGCAAAGTCTATCCCGATACTGAGGAAGCCACCCAAGTCTATGCTGCACCCCCAACCCATATTACCCTGGCCTCTAATCAACCCCTGCCCCGTTCTATCTCTGTGGTTGACCCTCCCGTAAACACTCAAATTCGCACCGGTTATGACCCTTTCAATCTGCGGTTAGAACTGATGCGATACACCAATCCTCTCAGGGCTAAAATGGTCTTATTTTCAGCCTTACACCAAAAATCCCGTTTAGAAGAACAGGATTGGGTGAATCTAAAAGCCGAAAACCTAGATGGCCTACTTTACGGCATCTATGAACAATGTGAAACCTTAGCAAAATTAGGAGAGTGTCTTTGTGCTACAGCCAATAATGCCGAAGATGAACCGAGTGAATGTAATCAAGCAGCCGGAGCTATTATCCAATGTATGGGGCGGTTTTATCAAGATTGGGAACCCGGAATGGAAGATGTCATATATCAGGCAAAAGCTTACCGTAATCCGAGTGAGTTAACCGGTATAATTGTTCAAAATTCCTCAGACTCTAACGCTACTGGTCAAGAACCTGAATCGACTCGTCGTATATCGAATTCCCAATAGCAAGATTGTTTTGTATTGGACAACTATCTATCAAAAGTGATGAAGAGGGAATATGAATGCTCAAGAACTGATTCAACGCTATGAAGCTGGAGAACAAAAATTTGCCGGTGCAAAGCTCAATCGAGTCAATTTGAGAGGAGCAGATTTGATTGGCATTTACTTGTATCAAGCAGATTTGCAAGGGGCCAATTTAATGTTTGCTTATCTCAATCGAGCTAACTTGAATCGGGCCAATTTAATGGGGACTCAATTGGGAGGTGCGAATTTAACCCAAGCGAGTATGACTTCAGCGAAGTTACATGATGCCGATTTACACGGGACTACCCTGCATAAGGCAGATCTGCGGATGACGGATTTGACCTTGGCAAATTTAGTCGATGCTAATTTAGTGGAAGTCGATTTACGAGGGGCAGATTTAAGTGGCGCTAATTTAACGGGGGCTTGTTTGAGGGGAGCGAATTTACGGGAAGAGCGCCGCGCCTATATGTCTTTTTTACGGGGAACTACCTTGCATCGGGCGGATTTACGAGGGGTGAATTTGTCGGGGGCCGATTTGTCTAAGGTGGATCTTAGTGAAGCGAATTTAACTGAGGCGACGTTGCGAGAGGCGGATTTAACAGGGGCGAATTTGCAAGGAGCGAATTTGCAGGGAGCCTTTTTGACAGAAGCCATGCTGAGTCAGGCCAATTTACGCTATGCCAATTTGACCGATGCGAAGATGGAACGGGTGAATTTGATTGATGCGGATTTAATGCGGGTGAATTTGCAGGGCGCTCTGTTAGCCGATGCGAAGATGAATCGAGTCAATCTGGATGAGTCGGATTTAACCATGGCGCGTTTGAATCGGGCAGATTTGAGTCGAGTAACGTTCCGCAATGCGATTTTGAAGAAAGCAGAATTTATTGATGCTTATTTGGGACGAGCAGATTTGAGTGGGGCAAGTTTAGCTGAGGCAAATTTGTTTAATGCGGAGTTGAGTAGCGCCAATTTGATGGGGGCAACCTTGCGGGGAGCAACGTTGCCAGATGGTTCAATTAAGCGTTAACTACCAGAACCGGTTGAATTGAATTGACCAGAGTTGGCGATAGATGGGACAATCGAAAAGGCTTATCGCGGCACTGTTCCCTCTTACCCCTTGCTGTCTTTTACTAAACATGGGCAGAACCTGGATTTACAATGAAGTGTTACTCCCTGGTCAGAGGGAACCATTAGGTGTATTACAGACGTTAATTGAGTCTAGGCTCTTTTCTGAATACGGTGTGTATCAGAGTGAGCAAGAGATCCGTTTTGCTGGCAATCGGGCGATCGCCGTTTCTGTGGATCTCCAGCAAGTCACACTCCAGGGGCTGATTGGAGATCGCTATTTTCCGGTTGACGATCCGTTTAAGCAAGTAGAAAAGGCATTCGGGTCGATTCCTCTAGAACAATGGACAGCCTACGGTTACATTAGTTTTGATTTAGTTCGGTATTATTATCCTTATCATAAGGCGATCGCTGGACCCCTACTGTATTTTTTTGTACCTGTGACGGAAGTGATTATTCGGCCCCATCAGATTCTGTTGCGTACTTTAGACTCTCCAGAACTCCTCTGTAATCTGCTACGGGATTCAGGAGATTTAAGGCCTCAGCATTGGACAACACCTGAATGGGTATTTACGGATCGAGATCATTATCAAACTCAGGTAGAGGCTTTGCAAGGCGCAATTCATCAGGGAGAGTTACATAAGGCAATTCTCTCTCGCTCTGTGAAACTTAAGGGCAATTTAGATATTTTAGGAACCTATATCCTGGGAAATCAACAGAATCAGGCCCTTCGTTCCTATGGTTTGCACCTTCCTGGCGTAAGGACGGTGGGGTTTAGCCCAGAAATTTTAATGCAATTATCCCACAATCCCTTAAAAGGACAAAACTTAATGACCAATCCCGTCGCAGGAACTCGTCCGAGGGGAGAGACTCCAGAAGCGGACGAACGGCTCAAACGCGAATTATTTGCCGATGCGAAAGAGGTGAAAGAACATGCCCTTTCGATTTGGTTAGTTCAGGATGAAATGCAGAAGATCTGTACACCAGGAACGGTGCAAGTGGTTGATTTTATGCAAGTGAAGCAATACCGATGGGTACAGCACTTATCCTCCCAAGTTCAAGGTCAATTGTGTGCCAATCAATCCCTCTGGGATGCTCTGAGAGTATTGTTTCCGGGAGTTACGGTTTCAGGAATTGATAAGGAGGTGGCGATCGCCTGGATCGATCGCTTAGAGACGGAACCACGGGGCATTTATGCAGGAGCGATCGGCTGGATTAACTCTCAAGAAGAGGCGGATTTAGCCATTCCCATTCGGTCAGCCTATCAATATGGAGAATGGATTTATCTCAATGCGGGCGCAGGGATTATGGCCGAATCCGTTGCCCAAAATGAGTATATTGAATCGGTGAATAAAATGAATACCATGTT
This region includes:
- a CDS encoding histone deacetylase family protein, yielding MVFPIIYAEEFLLHDTGRHPERAERLQAIANLLQSSLWAESLDWQTPTPVEVRPVLPWIEEVHTAEHIQRVREIAEGGGGLLDGDTPVSAQSYDIALLAVNGWIDGVERVLATGTPAFVLARPPGHHAEAQRGMGFCLFSNAAIAAHYALAQPGVERVAILDWDVHHGNGTQAIVQSHPQIAYCSLHQFPFYPGTGRATERGEYDNVLNIPLPSGSGIAEYWPAFESQAIPFLQQFKPDLLIVSAGYDATRDDPLAGMNLVPDDYGTFTGACLQLTSKILFGLEGGYHLSNLSESVMATIAACLNV
- a CDS encoding pentapeptide repeat-containing protein, with the protein product MNAQELIQRYEAGEQKFAGAKLNRVNLRGADLIGIYLYQADLQGANLMFAYLNRANLNRANLMGTQLGGANLTQASMTSAKLHDADLHGTTLHKADLRMTDLTLANLVDANLVEVDLRGADLSGANLTGACLRGANLREERRAYMSFLRGTTLHRADLRGVNLSGADLSKVDLSEANLTEATLREADLTGANLQGANLQGAFLTEAMLSQANLRYANLTDAKMERVNLIDADLMRVNLQGALLADAKMNRVNLDESDLTMARLNRADLSRVTFRNAILKKAEFIDAYLGRADLSGASLAEANLFNAELSSANLMGATLRGATLPDGSIKR
- a CDS encoding anthranilate synthase component I family protein, with product MGRTWIYNEVLLPGQREPLGVLQTLIESRLFSEYGVYQSEQEIRFAGNRAIAVSVDLQQVTLQGLIGDRYFPVDDPFKQVEKAFGSIPLEQWTAYGYISFDLVRYYYPYHKAIAGPLLYFFVPVTEVIIRPHQILLRTLDSPELLCNLLRDSGDLRPQHWTTPEWVFTDRDHYQTQVEALQGAIHQGELHKAILSRSVKLKGNLDILGTYILGNQQNQALRSYGLHLPGVRTVGFSPEILMQLSHNPLKGQNLMTNPVAGTRPRGETPEADERLKRELFADAKEVKEHALSIWLVQDEMQKICTPGTVQVVDFMQVKQYRWVQHLSSQVQGQLCANQSLWDALRVLFPGVTVSGIDKEVAIAWIDRLETEPRGIYAGAIGWINSQEEADLAIPIRSAYQYGEWIYLNAGAGIMAESVAQNEYIESVNKMNTMLTNLVLE